A window of Pusillimonas sp. T7-7 contains these coding sequences:
- a CDS encoding MATE family efflux transporter — translation MISTAKPAGLWQQAREILRQAWPVLISSWASIIFGVMDTAMAGHASAADLQVMALAASIYITVFVGLMGVVHALIPIIAQHFGGQRYIEVGRTWGQGVWLALGLSLVGAAAMLFPGMWLSLSGGVEPVVRDGITWYLRALVLALPATLVFRTIYALGTAVSRPKTVMVINLLSVGFKFFFNWILIFGKFGMPALGAVGAGLSTAIVGWMTLLAGLWAIRHDPYYLRFKPAVGRPHWPSQKELLRLGIPMGGSYLIEVCAFTFMALLIAREGMFVTGGHQIMSNLAALSYMMPMAVGIATASLTAQAIGAGDLQRARLTGRAGIGIVLLGATVTATVLVVAKQPILRLYTDDMQVAIVAGALLQLLPWFHLFDATQCIGSYLLRAYKVAVVPLILQIVALTGLGLIGGWWLGFGPAADTLKPVVTRIAPGAPMGAASMWLMALAGLALSASLLFAWYGHVVRSHMRAGRV, via the coding sequence GTGAAATCTTGCGCCAGGCCTGGCCGGTACTGATCAGTTCGTGGGCCAGCATCATCTTTGGCGTGATGGATACCGCCATGGCAGGCCATGCCAGCGCAGCCGACCTGCAAGTCATGGCGCTTGCGGCTTCCATCTACATTACCGTCTTTGTAGGCCTGATGGGCGTGGTCCACGCGCTCATACCCATTATTGCCCAGCATTTTGGCGGCCAGCGCTACATCGAGGTGGGCCGGACATGGGGCCAGGGAGTATGGCTGGCGCTGGGCCTGTCTCTGGTCGGCGCCGCCGCCATGCTGTTTCCTGGCATGTGGCTGTCGTTATCCGGAGGCGTGGAACCCGTTGTACGCGACGGCATCACCTGGTATTTGCGGGCATTGGTGCTGGCCTTGCCGGCGACACTGGTGTTTCGCACTATCTATGCGCTGGGAACAGCCGTATCGCGCCCAAAAACCGTCATGGTGATCAACCTGCTCAGCGTGGGTTTCAAGTTTTTTTTCAACTGGATACTCATCTTCGGCAAGTTCGGCATGCCCGCGCTGGGGGCGGTTGGCGCCGGCCTGTCTACAGCCATAGTCGGCTGGATGACGCTGCTGGCCGGTTTGTGGGCCATCCGTCACGACCCTTATTATCTGCGCTTCAAGCCTGCTGTGGGGCGCCCGCACTGGCCCAGCCAGAAGGAATTGCTGCGCCTGGGCATCCCCATGGGCGGTTCCTACCTGATCGAAGTGTGTGCCTTCACCTTCATGGCCCTGCTGATCGCGCGCGAAGGCATGTTCGTCACCGGCGGCCATCAGATCATGTCGAACTTGGCCGCGCTGAGCTATATGATGCCGATGGCAGTTGGCATAGCCACGGCATCGCTGACGGCTCAGGCCATAGGCGCAGGCGACTTGCAAAGAGCCCGCCTGACAGGACGGGCCGGCATAGGTATTGTCTTGCTGGGAGCCACGGTTACCGCTACCGTTCTGGTGGTCGCCAAACAACCCATATTGCGGCTTTATACCGACGATATGCAGGTAGCAATTGTTGCCGGCGCCCTGCTGCAGTTATTGCCCTGGTTTCATTTGTTCGACGCCACGCAATGCATAGGTTCATATCTGCTGCGCGCCTACAAAGTCGCTGTGGTTCCTCTAATACTGCAGATCGTGGCGCTGACCGGGCTGGGCCTTATAGGTGGCTGGTGGCTGGGCTTTGGCCCGGCAGCCGATACCTTGAAGCCTGTGGTGACACGCATCGCGCCAGGCGCGCCCATGGGTGCGGCCAGCATGTGGCTCATGGCGCTGGCAGGTCTTGCGCTATCGGCAAGCCTGCTGTTTGCCTGGTATGGACATGTCGTCAGATCACATATGCGAGCCGGCCGCGTCTGA
- a CDS encoding glycine betaine/L-proline ABC transporter ATP-binding protein: MSKIEVRNIFKIFGSRPERWLDAARQGISKEELLAKSGHTLGLRDISLSIEEGSIYVIMGLSGSGKSTLIRHFNRLIEPSAGQILVDDVDVVTLSKSALEKFRQQKMSMVFQRFGLFPHRTVIENVAYGLKVQGMNKAERRQRAQHWLEQVGLAGFENQYPHQLSGGMQQRVGLARALATDAEILLMDEAFSALDPLIRREMQDQLLQLQAQLNKTIVFITHDLDEALRLGNRIAILKDGELIQEGTPEDILLAPADDYVQSFLQDVNRGKVLNATHACNAPSLTLTMRSRPAHAAERMAGLNFDYAAVLDGKRLAGVLTRSAADRAVKEGARDIARYVQDMASVPATAGLDEVLARLLRSTEPLAVTGDDDEFLGMLSRSKVVELVTPVIEGVTPMSNDEAAELVESTGALSDDAGRSVA; this comes from the coding sequence ATGAGCAAAATCGAAGTACGCAATATTTTCAAGATATTCGGATCCAGGCCAGAGCGATGGCTGGATGCAGCCAGGCAGGGCATCAGCAAGGAAGAGCTGCTTGCCAAAAGCGGACACACGCTGGGACTGCGCGACATCAGCCTGTCGATTGAAGAAGGCAGTATTTATGTCATCATGGGCTTGTCCGGCTCCGGAAAGTCCACGCTCATCAGGCATTTCAATCGTTTGATTGAACCCAGCGCGGGGCAGATATTGGTCGACGATGTCGATGTGGTCACGCTGAGCAAGTCGGCGCTGGAAAAGTTCCGCCAGCAAAAAATGAGCATGGTGTTCCAGCGCTTTGGCCTGTTCCCGCATCGTACCGTCATCGAGAATGTGGCATACGGCCTTAAAGTTCAGGGCATGAACAAGGCGGAACGCCGTCAGCGCGCCCAACACTGGCTCGAACAGGTCGGGCTTGCGGGTTTCGAAAACCAGTATCCGCACCAGTTGTCCGGCGGCATGCAGCAACGGGTGGGGTTGGCCAGGGCGCTGGCTACCGACGCTGAAATCCTGTTGATGGACGAAGCTTTTTCGGCGCTCGACCCCCTGATACGACGTGAAATGCAGGACCAGCTGTTGCAATTGCAGGCGCAACTGAATAAAACCATTGTCTTCATCACGCACGACCTGGATGAAGCGCTGCGCCTGGGCAATCGCATAGCCATCCTGAAAGACGGCGAACTGATTCAGGAAGGCACGCCAGAAGATATTTTGCTGGCGCCAGCCGATGACTATGTCCAGTCTTTCCTGCAGGACGTTAATCGCGGCAAGGTACTGAATGCCACGCATGCATGTAATGCGCCTTCGCTGACCCTGACCATGCGCTCCCGCCCTGCTCATGCCGCCGAGCGCATGGCTGGCTTGAATTTCGACTACGCCGCCGTACTCGATGGCAAACGGCTGGCAGGCGTTCTTACCCGCTCTGCGGCAGACCGCGCTGTCAAAGAGGGTGCGCGCGATATAGCACGCTATGTTCAGGATATGGCATCGGTGCCTGCAACAGCTGGCCTGGATGAAGTCCTGGCACGTTTGCTGCGAAGCACGGAGCCCCTGGCGGTAACGGGTGACGACGATGAGTTCCTGGGCATGTTGTCACGAAGTAAAGTCGTTGAGCTGGTGACTCCCGTCATTGAAGGTGTGACGCCAATGTCGAATGACGAAGCGGCGGAACTCGTGGAGTCGACTGGCGCGTTATCGGACGATGCGGGCCGCAGCGTGGCCTAG
- a CDS encoding proline/glycine betaine ABC transporter permease, giving the protein MFPEFIAPRALRAPIDDFVGNIVSNYSELLRALTQPLLDVLIWMDQIVRYSPWWAVVLVVMGLAWLASRRIGFTFFIGAMLCLIGFIGLWDAAMQTLSLMIVAVIISVGIGIPMGILMASFKWLRTIMLPVLDVMQTMPSFVYLIPVVMLFNLGKIAAIIATIIYAVPPVIRLTDLGIRLVDSEVLEASRAFGANRAKQLFGVQLPLAMPNIMAGVNQTTMMALAMVVIASMIGVKGLGYEVLQGINRLQVGRGVLAGLGIVIIAIVFDRITQEFGRRQQKGA; this is encoded by the coding sequence ATGTTTCCAGAATTTATAGCGCCCCGTGCGCTACGCGCGCCCATTGACGATTTTGTCGGCAATATCGTTTCCAACTATTCGGAACTGCTGCGGGCACTGACCCAGCCTTTGCTGGATGTCTTGATCTGGATGGACCAAATCGTGCGCTATTCGCCCTGGTGGGCGGTGGTGCTTGTTGTCATGGGCCTGGCCTGGCTGGCCAGCCGCCGCATCGGATTCACATTTTTCATCGGCGCCATGCTGTGCCTGATCGGCTTTATAGGGCTGTGGGATGCTGCCATGCAGACGCTGTCCCTCATGATTGTCGCCGTCATTATTTCTGTTGGCATAGGCATACCCATGGGCATATTGATGGCCAGTTTCAAATGGCTGCGCACCATCATGCTGCCTGTGCTGGACGTCATGCAGACCATGCCCAGCTTCGTCTACCTGATTCCGGTAGTCATGCTGTTCAACCTGGGGAAGATCGCCGCGATCATCGCCACCATCATCTATGCGGTCCCTCCCGTCATCAGGCTGACTGATTTGGGCATACGCTTGGTCGACTCCGAGGTCCTGGAGGCGTCACGGGCTTTCGGCGCAAATCGGGCCAAGCAATTGTTCGGCGTGCAGCTTCCACTGGCCATGCCCAACATCATGGCTGGTGTAAACCAGACGACCATGATGGCGCTGGCCATGGTGGTGATTGCTTCCATGATAGGAGTAAAGGGTCTGGGTTACGAGGTTTTGCAGGGCATCAATCGCTTGCAGGTTGGCCGAGGTGTACTGGCCGGCCTGGGTATTGTAATTATTGCCATTGTGTTCGATCGTATTACGCAAGAGTTCGGGCGTCGTCAACAAAAAGGAGCCTGA
- a CDS encoding ABC transporter substrate-binding protein, with amino-acid sequence MDAIPSSFKKTAIGLGLAAAALGLSAAGNVAQAADGPACELDRPIKFGGMNWESNLVLVEVERFIADKGYGCKSEVLPTETLPALAALERGDLDINTEIWLNSVAEPWEKAEATGKVKRIGDIYMGGEAWFIPKYTAERLPELKKASDLPKFKDEFKDPEEPSKGRFYGCPAGWGCEVVSGNLFKALGLGDTFTLFSPGTGATQKAALTAAYKRKENVVFYYWYPTPLVGSLDLVKLELPAYDKEKHACLTDPNCANPEPSAYPDNPVFTAVTTQFTQDAPKLTEFLSKVAVPLPVMDQAMAYMEENEAEPDATAQWFLQNQSDVWSAWVPADVAERVKAAL; translated from the coding sequence ATGGACGCCATTCCATCATCTTTCAAGAAAACAGCCATCGGACTTGGCCTGGCTGCTGCAGCGCTCGGCCTGAGCGCTGCAGGCAATGTCGCGCAAGCGGCTGACGGCCCCGCTTGCGAACTGGATCGTCCCATCAAGTTTGGCGGCATGAACTGGGAATCCAACCTGGTCCTGGTCGAGGTCGAGCGATTCATCGCCGACAAGGGCTACGGCTGCAAGTCTGAAGTCTTGCCCACCGAAACCCTGCCGGCCCTGGCCGCGCTGGAGCGCGGTGATCTTGATATCAATACCGAAATCTGGTTGAACAGCGTTGCCGAACCCTGGGAAAAGGCTGAAGCCACCGGCAAAGTCAAGCGCATAGGCGATATTTATATGGGTGGCGAGGCTTGGTTTATTCCGAAATACACGGCCGAACGCCTGCCTGAACTTAAAAAAGCCTCTGACCTCCCCAAGTTCAAAGATGAGTTCAAAGATCCCGAAGAGCCCAGCAAGGGCCGTTTCTATGGCTGCCCGGCAGGCTGGGGCTGCGAAGTGGTCAGCGGAAACCTGTTCAAGGCCCTGGGTCTGGGCGACACCTTCACTCTGTTCTCGCCTGGCACCGGCGCTACCCAGAAAGCCGCACTGACTGCCGCCTACAAGCGTAAGGAAAATGTTGTTTTCTATTATTGGTATCCAACGCCCCTGGTCGGTTCCCTGGACTTGGTCAAGCTTGAACTGCCGGCCTACGATAAAGAAAAGCATGCTTGCCTAACTGACCCCAATTGCGCTAACCCGGAGCCCAGCGCTTATCCCGATAATCCGGTCTTTACGGCAGTCACCACCCAGTTTACGCAAGATGCGCCCAAGCTGACCGAGTTCCTGTCCAAAGTAGCCGTGCCATTGCCCGTCATGGACCAAGCCATGGCCTATATGGAAGAAAACGAGGCCGAGCCCGATGCCACCGCCCAGTGGTTTCTGCAAAATCAATCTGATGTCTGGAGCGCATGGGTGCCTGCCGACGTCGCCGAGCGTGTAAAAGCCGCTCTTTAG
- a CDS encoding class I SAM-dependent methyltransferase, with translation MPDGHTVGDPNAEIHLIVKDRSTLAHLATGQVGALGEDYVEGKFDIDGSMRDLMRLAVAILPGSPIEAARVGKLTELIRRLVSVWRHSIDRDERQIQFHYDLSDDFYGLWLDPRRVYSCGYFKTPDMNVAQAQEAKLDHICRKLRLSQGERFLDVGAGWGGLLLWAAEHYGVDATGITLSKNQHAYVNRLIEEKGLGGRVRMELLDYRKLDESTPYDKIASVGMFEHVGRAQLDGYFSKLRRLLRPGGLIMNHGITAGGVDNAELGAGMGEFIEKYIFPGGELTHISHVLEHLANGGLEDLDIENLRPHYARTLWAWSDALEAKLPQARQTLSAENGERSLRAYRIYLAGCAMGFEHGWIALHQVLAQSRGHGRSDELDYPTDIAYPWRRDYIYTP, from the coding sequence ATGCCAGATGGTCACACGGTGGGGGATCCCAATGCCGAGATACACCTTATTGTCAAAGATCGCTCCACGCTGGCGCACCTGGCCACAGGGCAGGTGGGGGCGTTGGGCGAGGACTATGTCGAAGGCAAGTTCGATATCGACGGGTCCATGCGCGACCTGATGCGGCTTGCCGTGGCCATATTGCCGGGGTCTCCCATCGAAGCGGCGCGCGTGGGCAAACTGACCGAACTGATCCGCCGCCTGGTCTCGGTATGGCGTCACTCCATTGACCGCGATGAGCGGCAAATTCAGTTCCATTACGACCTTTCCGACGATTTCTATGGTTTATGGCTGGATCCGCGTCGGGTCTATTCCTGCGGCTACTTCAAGACCCCCGATATGAATGTGGCCCAGGCACAAGAGGCCAAGCTTGACCATATCTGTCGCAAGCTCAGGCTGAGCCAGGGCGAGCGCTTCCTGGACGTAGGTGCTGGCTGGGGCGGTCTGTTGTTGTGGGCAGCCGAGCATTATGGTGTTGATGCCACAGGTATTACGCTGTCCAAGAACCAGCATGCCTACGTTAACCGGCTCATCGAAGAAAAAGGTTTGGGCGGCCGGGTGCGCATGGAGCTGCTCGACTATCGCAAACTCGATGAAAGCACACCCTACGACAAAATTGCCTCGGTAGGCATGTTCGAGCATGTGGGCCGGGCCCAGCTTGATGGGTATTTTTCCAAGCTCAGGCGCTTGTTGCGTCCGGGCGGGCTCATCATGAATCACGGTATTACCGCAGGCGGCGTCGATAACGCCGAGCTGGGCGCCGGCATGGGCGAGTTCATTGAAAAGTACATTTTTCCTGGCGGCGAACTCACCCACATCAGTCATGTGCTCGAGCACCTGGCCAATGGGGGCCTTGAAGATCTCGATATCGAAAACCTGCGTCCGCACTACGCCCGCACCCTGTGGGCCTGGAGCGATGCGCTTGAAGCGAAACTGCCCCAGGCGCGTCAGACCCTCAGCGCCGAAAACGGAGAACGCTCGCTACGCGCCTACCGCATCTATCTGGCAGGTTGCGCAATGGGCTTCGAGCACGGCTGGATCGCGCTGCATCAGGTGCTGGCGCAGTCTCGCGGCCATGGGCGCAGCGACGAGCTGGACTACCCGACCGATATTGCTTACCCCTGGCGCCGCGACTATATTTATACGCCTTGA
- a CDS encoding Bcr/CflA family multidrug efflux MFS transporter → MHQMPPQQNTLTTIPSWLILMGLLTAIGPLAIDMYLPAFPAIAQGLGATHGDVERTLASYLLGLALAQLFYGPLADRYGRKKPLMLGLAIYTVAAIACGYTNDIEHLGFWRVVQAFGGAAGIVIPRAVIRDNFDTRDASKALSLLMLVMGVTPILAPILGGQVLVFASWRGIFAIMAACSALLLAAVALTMRETLQPEKVIPLGARVIARNYLALLGHKRFMCYTLAGGFGAAGMFSYIAGSPRIFIDIYQVDPRYFGLLFGLNAAALIIAAQVSARLLSRHTPEKLLRPAQIILAGVTLVAVALTLANAINLLSLMVCLMIFMASQGFVNPNSAALSLREQGHRLGAASAMMGALQMLCGAGAGLAVSSWQSPTALPLTAILAFCACLSWFFGRMALRTAAKPLD, encoded by the coding sequence ATGCACCAGATGCCCCCGCAGCAAAACACCCTGACCACCATCCCCTCCTGGCTCATCCTGATGGGACTGCTGACCGCCATAGGGCCGCTGGCTATCGATATGTATTTGCCGGCCTTTCCTGCCATCGCGCAAGGGCTGGGCGCCACACACGGAGACGTTGAACGCACCCTGGCCAGCTATCTGCTGGGGCTGGCCCTGGCCCAACTGTTCTACGGACCGCTTGCAGATCGCTACGGACGCAAGAAACCCCTGATGCTGGGCTTGGCAATCTATACCGTGGCCGCTATCGCTTGCGGCTACACCAACGATATCGAACACCTGGGTTTCTGGCGTGTGGTCCAGGCCTTCGGGGGCGCGGCAGGCATCGTCATTCCCCGGGCAGTGATCCGAGACAACTTCGATACCCGCGACGCCTCCAAAGCCTTGTCTCTGCTCATGCTGGTCATGGGCGTTACCCCTATACTGGCGCCGATCCTGGGCGGACAGGTACTGGTTTTCGCGAGCTGGCGCGGCATATTCGCCATCATGGCGGCTTGCAGCGCCCTGCTATTGGCAGCGGTGGCGCTGACCATGCGCGAGACCCTCCAGCCGGAGAAAGTGATACCCCTTGGCGCAAGAGTCATCGCCCGCAATTACCTGGCATTGCTGGGGCACAAGCGCTTTATGTGCTACACCCTGGCGGGCGGCTTTGGGGCAGCCGGTATGTTCAGCTATATTGCGGGCTCACCACGCATCTTCATCGACATCTACCAAGTCGATCCGCGCTACTTCGGACTGCTGTTCGGACTGAATGCAGCCGCCCTTATTATTGCGGCGCAAGTCAGCGCACGTCTGCTCAGTCGGCATACCCCCGAAAAACTGCTGCGCCCCGCGCAAATCATATTGGCCGGCGTCACCCTGGTGGCCGTTGCCCTGACGCTGGCCAATGCCATCAACCTGCTGTCGCTGATGGTCTGCCTGATGATCTTCATGGCCAGCCAGGGCTTCGTCAACCCCAACTCCGCCGCGCTTTCCCTGCGCGAGCAAGGCCACCGCCTGGGGGCTGCGTCAGCCATGATGGGCGCCCTGCAAATGCTTTGCGGCGCAGGTGCGGGATTGGCCGTGAGCTCTTGGCAATCTCCCACAGCCCTGCCTTTGACGGCCATACTGGCGTTCTGCGCCTGCCTGTCGTGGTTTTTTGGACGCATGGCACTTAGGACCGCAGCCAAACCACTTGATTAA
- the rpmB gene encoding 50S ribosomal protein L28: MARVCQVTGKGPMVGNNVSHANNKTKRRFLPNLQSRRFWVESENRWVRLRVSTSALRTIDKNGIDSVLADMRARGEQV; this comes from the coding sequence ATGGCACGCGTATGCCAAGTTACCGGCAAAGGCCCAATGGTGGGCAACAATGTTTCGCACGCAAACAATAAAACCAAGCGTCGCTTTTTACCTAACTTGCAATCGCGCCGTTTCTGGGTTGAAAGCGAAAACCGCTGGGTCCGCCTGCGCGTTTCGACCAGTGCGCTGCGCACTATCGACAAGAACGGTATCGACTCCGTCCTGGCCGACATGCGCGCCCGTGGCGAGCAGGTTTAA
- the rpmG gene encoding 50S ribosomal protein L33, translating into MATKGVREKIKLESTAGTGHFYTTTKNKRNMPEKMLIKKFDPVVRKHVDYKEIKLK; encoded by the coding sequence ATGGCAACAAAAGGCGTTCGCGAGAAAATCAAACTCGAATCCACTGCCGGCACCGGTCACTTCTACACGACCACCAAGAACAAACGCAACATGCCCGAGAAAATGCTGATCAAAAAATTTGATCCCGTTGTTCGCAAGCACGTTGACTACAAAGAAATCAAGCTCAAGTAA
- the leuS gene encoding leucine--tRNA ligase: protein MQERYSPNDVEKASHDNWEARDAYRVTEHAKAADGSSKPKFYACSMLPYPSGKLHMGHVRNYTINDMMARQLRMRGYNVLMPMGWDAFGMPAENAAIKSQVPPAKWTYDNIAYMKKQMKAMGLAIDWSREMCACDPKYYKWNQWLFLQMLEKGIAYRKTQVVNWDPVDQTVLANEQVIDGRGWRSGALVEKREIPGYYLRITDYAEELLGKVQDGLPGWPERVRLMQENWIGKSEGVRFAFTHDIKNSSGNLIQDGRMYVFTTRADTIMGVTFCAVAPEHPLATHAAQSNPELAAFIESCKQGGTTEAEMAAREKEGLPTGLSVTHPITGEPVPVWVGNYVLMSYGDGAVMGVPAHDERDFAFAKKYALPIQDVIAVQGKTYSTEQWQDWYGDKQQGQTVNSGHYDGLSHPQAVDAVAADLVAKGLGEKQTTWRLRDWGISRQRYWGTPIPIIHCPDCGPVPVPEQDLPVVLPDDLIPDGSGNPLTKHEGFLSCHCPKCGTAARRETDTMDTFVDSSWYFMRYTSPDNDGAMVDERNDYWMPMDQYIGGIEHAVLHLLYARFWTRVMRDLGLLKFDEPFTKLLCQGMVLNHIYSRKNAKGGIEYFWPEEVENQYDGKGAIIGAKLHSDGSAVQYGGIGTMSKSKNNGVDPQSLIDSMGADTARLFVMFASPPEQTLEWSDSGVEGANRYLRRLWSFCHNKQADIQQGIKPDTDWSGADDASKGLRREIHTLLKMADYDYQRIQYNTVVSTCMKMLNALESASLANTPVAQAALAETTSMLLRVLYPVVPHITWQLWQDLGYSQVYGDLLDAPWPTVDEAALVADEIELMLQVNGKLRGSLLVANGAEKSQIEQMAASHEATLRFLEGRPAKRVIVVPGKLVNIVG, encoded by the coding sequence ATGCAGGAACGCTACAGCCCGAACGACGTCGAAAAAGCCTCACACGATAACTGGGAGGCGCGCGACGCATATCGCGTCACCGAACATGCCAAGGCGGCTGATGGCTCCAGCAAACCCAAGTTCTATGCCTGCTCCATGCTGCCTTACCCCAGCGGCAAGCTGCACATGGGTCACGTGCGCAACTACACCATCAACGACATGATGGCGCGACAACTGCGCATGCGCGGCTATAACGTACTCATGCCCATGGGATGGGACGCTTTTGGCATGCCCGCTGAAAATGCGGCCATCAAATCCCAGGTTCCCCCGGCCAAATGGACGTACGACAACATCGCTTACATGAAGAAGCAGATGAAAGCCATGGGCCTGGCTATCGACTGGTCGCGCGAAATGTGCGCCTGCGATCCCAAATACTACAAATGGAATCAGTGGCTGTTCCTGCAGATGCTCGAAAAAGGTATCGCCTATCGTAAAACCCAGGTCGTCAACTGGGATCCCGTTGACCAGACTGTGCTCGCCAATGAACAGGTCATAGACGGCCGTGGCTGGCGCTCTGGCGCCTTGGTCGAAAAACGCGAAATTCCAGGCTATTACCTACGCATTACCGACTACGCCGAAGAACTCTTGGGCAAGGTCCAGGACGGCCTGCCCGGCTGGCCTGAACGCGTACGCCTGATGCAGGAAAACTGGATAGGCAAAAGCGAAGGCGTGCGCTTTGCTTTCACGCACGATATCAAAAACTCGTCCGGCAACTTGATACAAGACGGACGCATGTACGTGTTCACCACGCGCGCCGATACCATCATGGGTGTGACCTTCTGTGCGGTGGCGCCTGAACACCCCCTGGCCACACATGCGGCGCAAAGCAACCCTGAGCTGGCCGCTTTCATCGAGTCCTGCAAGCAAGGCGGCACCACCGAGGCCGAGATGGCCGCGCGCGAAAAAGAAGGCCTGCCAACCGGTTTGTCCGTCACCCACCCCATCACAGGCGAACCTGTGCCGGTGTGGGTAGGCAACTATGTGCTCATGAGCTATGGCGACGGCGCCGTCATGGGGGTTCCCGCTCACGACGAACGCGACTTCGCTTTCGCAAAAAAATATGCTCTGCCCATTCAGGACGTGATTGCGGTTCAGGGCAAGACCTATTCCACCGAGCAATGGCAAGACTGGTACGGCGACAAGCAGCAGGGGCAAACCGTCAATTCAGGCCACTACGACGGTTTGAGCCACCCCCAGGCTGTCGACGCTGTTGCCGCCGACCTTGTTGCCAAAGGCCTGGGCGAAAAGCAGACCACATGGCGTCTACGCGACTGGGGCATATCGCGCCAGCGCTATTGGGGTACGCCCATACCTATTATTCACTGCCCCGACTGCGGTCCGGTGCCTGTGCCCGAACAAGACCTGCCCGTCGTGCTGCCCGACGATCTCATTCCCGACGGCAGCGGCAATCCGCTGACCAAGCACGAAGGCTTTCTGTCCTGCCACTGCCCCAAGTGCGGCACGGCGGCACGGCGCGAAACCGATACCATGGACACCTTTGTGGATTCGTCCTGGTATTTCATGCGCTATACCTCGCCAGACAACGACGGCGCCATGGTCGACGAGCGCAACGATTACTGGATGCCCATGGACCAGTACATCGGCGGCATCGAGCACGCTGTGCTGCATCTGCTGTATGCCCGCTTCTGGACGCGCGTGATGCGCGACCTGGGTCTGCTCAAATTCGACGAACCCTTTACCAAACTGCTGTGCCAGGGCATGGTGCTGAACCATATTTATTCGCGCAAGAACGCAAAAGGCGGCATCGAATATTTCTGGCCCGAAGAGGTCGAGAACCAGTATGACGGCAAAGGCGCCATTATCGGCGCCAAGCTGCATTCTGACGGCTCGGCGGTGCAATACGGCGGCATCGGCACCATGTCGAAATCCAAGAACAATGGCGTTGATCCGCAATCGCTGATCGACTCGATGGGGGCCGATACAGCCCGCCTGTTCGTCATGTTTGCCAGCCCCCCGGAACAAACACTGGAATGGTCTGATTCAGGCGTCGAAGGCGCCAATCGTTACCTACGCCGCCTATGGTCGTTCTGTCACAACAAGCAGGCCGATATACAGCAAGGCATCAAGCCCGACACCGATTGGTCCGGCGCCGACGATGCCTCCAAAGGCCTGCGCCGCGAGATCCATACGCTGCTCAAGATGGCCGATTACGATTATCAGCGCATTCAGTACAACACCGTCGTATCCACCTGCATGAAAATGTTGAATGCACTGGAATCGGCGTCGCTGGCCAACACACCGGTGGCCCAAGCCGCCCTGGCCGAAACCACGTCGATGTTGCTGCGTGTGCTCTACCCCGTCGTGCCGCATATTACCTGGCAGCTCTGGCAAGACCTGGGCTACAGCCAGGTTTACGGCGACCTGCTCGACGCGCCCTGGCCTACCGTCGATGAAGCGGCACTGGTTGCCGACGAAATCGAACTTATGCTGCAAGTCAACGGCAAGCTGCGTGGCTCGTTGCTGGTCGCCAATGGCGCCGAAAAGTCCCAGATCGAGCAAATGGCCGCCAGCCACGAAGCAACCCTGCGCTTTCTTGAAGGCCGTCCCGCCAAACGGGTTATTGTCGTGCCCGGCAAGCTGGTCAATATCGTCGGGTAA
- the lptE gene encoding LPS assembly lipoprotein LptE, which translates to MHISTTKLAFPVLTPQQCWRGLVCIALCLFLAACGFRLKGVSPLPFDTLYTNINENSEFGSNLLRAIAASSPGIRFVSTPADAEARLTQLQNTKSLRELSINAEGQVEEYELNLEFVFQLTDNQGHMVLPPTALRSTRELPYDPTVVQAKEGEITMVFREMQQSLVSQIVRRLSSPEVTEAFENSASLPVDESLLKPQAEPTPGTTTQTPEMGPMSPRSVPQINLDGSSY; encoded by the coding sequence ATGCACATTTCCACGACCAAGCTCGCATTTCCCGTCTTGACGCCACAGCAATGCTGGCGCGGCTTGGTCTGCATTGCACTGTGCCTGTTCCTGGCGGCTTGCGGGTTTCGCCTTAAAGGCGTGTCGCCGCTGCCATTCGATACCCTGTACACCAACATCAACGAAAACTCCGAGTTCGGCTCGAACCTGCTCAGGGCGATCGCAGCCAGCTCGCCCGGCATACGCTTTGTCAGCACACCCGCCGACGCCGAAGCCAGGCTCACTCAATTGCAGAACACGAAATCACTGCGCGAGCTGTCCATCAACGCCGAAGGCCAGGTTGAAGAATACGAGCTCAACCTTGAATTCGTATTCCAGCTCACCGACAACCAAGGGCACATGGTCCTGCCTCCTACCGCCCTGCGCTCAACACGCGAACTGCCCTACGACCCTACGGTGGTACAGGCCAAGGAAGGGGAAATCACCATGGTCTTCCGGGAAATGCAGCAATCGCTGGTCAGCCAGATTGTGCGTCGACTGTCCTCTCCCGAAGTCACTGAAGCCTTTGAAAATTCGGCATCCCTGCCTGTAGACGAAAGCTTGCTCAAGCCGCAGGCAGAGCCCACACCCGGCACAACGACTCAAACACCAGAAATGGGTCCCATGTCGCCACGCAGCGTGCCTCAAATCAACCTTGATGGCAGTTCTTACTGA